AATAGCTAAGTTGGGAGATTTCCCGGTCAGTTTGATTCATTATTGATGAAAatatgtattgtgttaattagGTCGCAACAAAGCAACTTAAGAGCgggaaagaaacaaagatggaTGTTCTGATTATGGAGAATCTTCTGTTTGGAAGAACTGTGAAACGGCTTTATGACCTCAAAGGATCTTCCCGGGCTCGCTACAATCCTGACTCTAGTGGGAGCAACAAAGTCTTACTGGATCAAAACTTAATTGAAGCAATGCCAACTTGTCCCATTTTCGTCGGTAACAAAGCAAAACGATTGTTGGAAAGAGCAGTCTGGAACGATACTGCTTTTCTTGCAGTGAGTTCTTTACGCTTCTGCAAACCATATAATATTCACTACTCTTTGATAAGGTTTtgtcaataaatatattttacgtGTTTGCAGTTGGGTGATGTGATGGATTATTCGTTACTAGTAGGCGTGGATGAAGAAAAGAACGAGCTAGTTCTCGGGATTATCGACTTCTTGAGGCAGTACACATGGGACAAGCATCTAGAGTCTTGGGTGAAATTTACAGGAATCTTAGGAGGACCAAAGAATGAAGCACCAACCGTAATTTCTCCAAAGCAATAcaagagaagattcagaaaggCAATGACAACTTACTTCCTCATGGTCCCTGATCAATGGTCTCCACCTACTGTCGTTGCCAATGAATCCAGATCTGATCAACCTGAAGAAACCTCTCAAGCCGGTACACAAGCAGAGTGATATAAGGAATCATCATATTGTAAAGTGTGTTTTGGGTCTTGTATAGATTTTGGCATTTGGGAACacataattattcatttattggAAGAATGGGTTGCTGTCAGATATCGATTTTGTTTGCTgtctttttttagattttgggtCGTTACTGTAGAGACTTAGGAGATTGTCTTAAACATTCCTCAGAAGGATGTGagattatttcatttttatccTCTCtgtacaaaaaaagaaaaaagaaagagagacattTCTCTTGTGTATAGCTTTGCTTTAATGTGTtatgattttatgaaagatTCTTTTGTTATATTGCTTCATCTTCGTACCCTTTTCTTTGTCATAAAACTTGAGAAAAGATTGAAATCAGAATCTGGACATATATTCATGCTTGTGTTCTTACAAAAGATCGAAACAAGAAAGAAGCAAATCGCTGCTTCTTTCACAGCCTTTTTTTTGTCTGTACATTCTTATTGAAGAGGCTATTTTGAAGAGAGAACAAGTTCTgagttttagaaagaaaacaaaaaaagagagttagagAAAGTCAAAGTTGCTCCAGTTGATCATCTTTAATTCTGGTTTTGAAGCAATCATCTGTTCTTGGCCATCTTTCTCTGCACCGCTCAGTTCCTGATAACTTCTTTGCAAAAGATCAAGAATCTCCACCTCTCTGTTGTTTTACCAAATCCAATGATTAATAACATCGAAAGAAGATCCACCTGATATAATATAGGATTAGGAACTTTATCGTACCTTGAGTAAGAAGCTACCATCGGACACTGTGTGGGACAACGAGGACCTTCATCGTATCCTTCACATATGACCTCTCCATTATCATCTGTGTAACAAATGATCCCCTGCGTCGGATCTTCAAAGACCTGtttcaagaaagagaaagaaaaaacaaaaacccgaaatttcaaaaaccaTATTTTTGCCAAATGGGTTGTGTCTAAAttttcaagaaatcaagatttaaagaaagaaagaagaggatcTTACGGTGTTCTTGGTGGAGTATCTGATCGGCTGAGGCTGTGAAACTGTGACTTGTTTGACTTTAACTTGAACTTGACTCTGTTGAAGCATCATCAAAGTCTTTGATCTTAATGTTTTTGGAACAAAACATGGTGTTTTAAGAGGAAGACTAAGGTTAGTTGAATAGGCCATCATAGCCTTTGCGATTCTCTTTTTTCCAGAAGAaactttgatctcttctttttttggacaaagtgTTTGGTTTATAGGTCTCAAGAACTTTGAAAAAAAGACATATACCTAAACAACAATAATTATATAGGATTCAGATTATTGGTTGAATCTGAGTTGTTTAGTTATAATATAAGAATTTTTAAGAAGGCAAGATGCAGATAAAATAATAGCCGATAAGAGTGTTCGTTCTCCTTTGTTAACTGGTTTAGTTGTCTTTTTCGTGGGGTTCTCTAATGGtttcgtttttcttcttcttacgttaatgAACCACTGTGAACCCGTTGAATTTATCTACACATATTCATGTGTATGTCTAGTCATTTAGGTCTGTTTTTAgctaagttttttatttatttatatagatttattatttGGCTCTCTTACTCCGATAATCTGAATACAATTTACTTTTATAACTATTAAATTCGTAATACTTATATTCAAGAGAAATTGATAGCCATTTGAAATCAGTGTAAAACATCACTGATTTGAAATCAGTGTAAATCAGTTGAAAGATCATCTTTCCATATCGGCACTACTAATATGTCATTACATCAAGTCAATTCCAAAAACAATGTACACGATGGCTATTTGGaccaattggattatgagaAGTTACTTAATAATGGTGCCGTCGTCCAGTGTGACGCggattaatttatactataatcAATCGGAGCACGTGTCAGTATATCTATAAAAGTCATGATAATAAAGAATTATTGCAAATGTCAAATAATTGGTGACTCATGACTGGTTAAACTAGTGTTTAAAATTAGACAAAGAGATTAAGTGTTGGCTAAACATGGAGACATCGTCGTCGTCGTACTCTTTGGAAAACTCTTGTCTCTTCCTAAGCTCAATAAGTTGTTATTACTTGCCATATAGTAATATTATCTCGCTGGTTtagttataatattatataaccaAACTATACATAACGAATATTCCTCCATCAATTTAAATAAGCTTATgcgaatctttatttttttcttaaaaaagaaaCTACAAATTTTGACAAGTTTCTGAGTCATCAACAACTTTGGAATCCTTAATAGTTCATCATGGAcatttttaaccaaaacaaatatgaactatataataaataaactcaaATGGTGGAATCATAGATAAGGAGGGTAGGTCACGTAACGTTGGAGAAAACTTCCAAAATTGCTTTACACTTccacaaatcaatttaattttttgtttgtcgcttaagccaaaaccaaaaatatagtGTTGATAGATAATGCTAATTGATTACTCGATCAGTAGTAGTCTATAAATTATTAGAtactaatactatatatttgtgGTATATGTTTCAGGAGGTTAGGATGTTAAATACGTCactaaagttttataaatcaattttCTAGAATCGTCGTCCACTTAAATCATCCCGGAGTGGTGGCCTAACTTATCATTTATCGTACGATCACTCGAATTTTATAATAACTTTAATTCTATATAACCAACTAGGATTATAAAAATTCGATACCGTAATTATCAATATTATCTTCATATTGtagtctcttattttttaattaccataAACATGCGTCTACGAGACTACGACtacaagtgaaaaaaaatagGTACATGGGTTTAGGCTAAGTGATTAGCTTAACAAGTTAAATATTATTAGCCTAATTGAAGGCCTATTTGAAAGGATTTTAAAGCCCATTAAAGGCCCAAGTGTTCATCTAATTCTAACTTGTTTGTTACTTCTTCAGAAGCTTAGAGAGGAGCAAACTGAGAAGAAAGAGTTGTTTCTTCGATTCGTAGATCAATTCAGCTGGTAAAGCTTTCTCGTGTCTATACAATTTCTTAGTTTCTGTAATCGTTTCTGTATTCCTCTTCGATCTGTGAAATATTTAGGGcttatagtttttctttttgcagacATTGAGGTTTAATTTCAGATCGAAATCGAGAAGAAGATGTTTCTCACTAGGTAAAAAATGTTTCTTCCTTCGATTTCGACGTAATCGTGTGTTACCGTTTCTGGGTTCACTTTTAAACCCAGCGATTATGGTGTTTTTGTATTGATATCaagtttgtgtatttgttttggttatctAAAGGACTGAGTATGACAGAGGAGTCAATACCTTTTCACCTGAGGGCCGTCTGTTTCAGGTGGAGTATGCCATTGAAGCTATCAAGGTATTTTCTTTCTCGGTTACTCTAGCTTCCTTAGAATCATCTATAGCAAAGGTGGAATTTTTCTTGGAATTGAGTTAGTGGTGTGCTATGTTGGGGATAACTGTGTTAGATTGTGTATCCACTAAACCTCgaggtttttgtttgtaatgGTTTTGGGTTGCAGCTTGGTTCTACTGCCATTGGTGTAAAGACAAAAGAGGGAGTTGTTCTTGCTGTCGAGAAGCGTATCACCTCGACCTTGCTGGTATATACTTTTACTCTAGCTATTTTACCTCTGAGACTCATGTGACTTTccctgtttttttatttacatttgttATGTTTAGCAACACCAACTGGTTGATTTGTTAGCATCTAAGAAGTGCTATTTTCTTTGCTATTTCTGTGCCTTCATGATTTGGTACATTCATATTTTGCTTCAAATTTATTTGGCACTGTTTGATAGAATCTGATAGAGTCTACCTATAATAGTGACTGCTTTCtcagtctcttttttttcttttaagtagGAGCCGAGCAGTGTTGAGAAGATTATGGAAATTGATGACCATATAGGATGTGCTATGAGTGGTCTGATTGCTGATGCGCGAACACTTGTTGAGCATGCACGAGTAGAAACTCAAGTGAGATCCCAATTTCGGTTtctcattgttttgtttctttacatcGAAAGTTCTTTCTGTTACCAACTGCTTTATTTTTATGTTGTGCAGAACCACAGGTTCTCGTATGGTGAGCCAATGACTGTAGAATCTACAActcaagctttgtgtgatctgGCTTTACGGTTTGGTGAAGGAGAGGAAGAGTCAATGGTATTAGTTGCTCCACTACTCTTACTAGCTTAGGAAATGTTTAGTGGATTTCACTTCTTTTTGCTTGGAAATTATGATCAACTACCAGAGATAGCCCTTGAATTGGGGATTAAGCTTTAGTTGTGCATTGATAGATTCAGCTCTTTAAAGCACCACTATAACAATCCCTAACTCTTCCATAATGTTTtagcaattattttttttttggttctttacactctcctttttatgTGAATGTACTTAAGCTTGGTCTCACGAACTTTTTGCAGTCTCGTCCATTTGGTGTATCTCTTCTCATTGCTGGGCATGATGAAAATGGACCGAGCCTGTAAGTTGTTATTCGATTAGCTTATTTCATCTTCCAACGGTTTATATGATCTCAAATTGGTAGACAACAATGCTAAACAACTTAATCTTGTACAGGTACTACACAGATCCATCGGGAACATTCTGGCAATGCAATGCAAAGGCAATTGGGTCAGGCTCAGAAGGAGCTGATAGTTCTCTCCAAGAGCAATTCAACAAGGTATAAATAACTTGCTTGTTTGACTGTTCCAAGTACATTACATAATCCCTTTGGGTTTATTTCGTTGAACTTCAATTTTACGACTTTTACAGGATTTAACTCTGCAAGAAGCTGAAACAGTAGCTGTATCTATCCTAAAGCAAGTAATGGAAGAAAAGGTACTGAACTGATGTCAAGCTTGTTTACTTAAAGCCTGTTGCTTTCAACTCTGGTTTAGCCCTTTTTGACACTCTATATTTCTGGTTTAGGTGACACCAAACAATGTCGACATTGCCAAAGTTGCACCAACTTATCACCTCTACACTCCTCAGGAGGTTGAAGCCGTCATTAGTCGTCTATGAAGAAATAAACCGGCATTTGCTTCCGTTTTATCTTACCTGGTCGGTTGGGTAATTTCTCAGGCTTGTCTGCTTCCGGGTCTCTAAACTAAAAAGACTTTTCTTTCACCGATCGCACGAAACTTCTCACTTTTGTATTAGTCAGATGATGAATTATATCGAGTTGAGTTTCATTGAGCTTTCAATctacatttttgtttgtcttaatCATCTATACAACCCTTAAACCGGGGACTACAAAGAACTATCAAGAGAAACTCTGGTAGAGTACACATATTTGCTTTAACCATCCATGTTTGTTAATCAAAGCATCAATATTCAATATCCCAACGAACCCTTTTCCACTAACAGCTGCAAAGCTAAATCATGACCAGTCCCTATTAGAACCAAATCAAACGGTGAAACCGGAAATAACTCTACTTACCGAAAGTGGCGGTTGAAAGGTAATGATGTTAGGTTTCTCGATCCTGTTAAGGCTACCGGAGACGACCATCTTCGTGATCTCGTCGCCGTACATACGGtacattacaatattttttgtcACGTTAACATTTTCAACGTAATGACCTTCCTTTACGTGTATAACGAATCTTGAACTGATTTTTCCAGTTCCATCTTTGGCTACCTTTACATTAGGAGACTAGGAGTCAAGTTGCAAAGTCATAAGTGATTTGCGGTCCTCATTACCAAACCAATCCGGAAAACCCGATTCTGTCTCTAAAAAACAAAGTACACTCTTGTTATCGTCTTGTTTGGTTAATACACCTAAGATTTTAGTCACAATGGCTAAGCTATTGCTCCCAGCTCTCTCCCTTTCTTCATAGTCACAATTATCTTAATATTTCTCATGTAACTCGAGAAATCAAACTCCATAAT
The Camelina sativa cultivar DH55 chromosome 15, Cs, whole genome shotgun sequence DNA segment above includes these coding regions:
- the LOC104745702 gene encoding uncharacterized protein LOC104745702 — protein: MMAYSTNLSLPLKTPCFVPKTLRSKTLMMLQQSQVQVKVKQVTVSQPQPIRYSTKNTVFEDPTQGIICYTDDNGEVICEGYDEGPRCPTQCPMVASYSREVEILDLLQRSYQELSGAEKDGQEQMIASKPELKMINWSNFDFL
- the LOC104745703 gene encoding proteasome subunit alpha type-5-B, with product MFLTRTEYDRGVNTFSPEGRLFQVEYAIEAIKLGSTAIGVKTKEGVVLAVEKRITSTLLEPSSVEKIMEIDDHIGCAMSGLIADARTLVEHARVETQNHRFSYGEPMTVESTTQALCDLALRFGEGEEESMSRPFGVSLLIAGHDENGPSLYYTDPSGTFWQCNAKAIGSGSEGADSSLQEQFNKDLTLQEAETVAVSILKQVMEEKVTPNNVDIAKVAPTYHLYTPQEVEAVISRL